One Anopheles marshallii chromosome 3, idAnoMarsDA_429_01, whole genome shotgun sequence genomic region harbors:
- the LOC128711527 gene encoding antichymotrypsin-2-like produces the protein MADSSNLDAQFVEQSNSFATKLYQKISAQNAGENVVISPFSISACLSLAAMGAGGLTAEEMYAVLAFGTPSQKQTVADNYRRLMTRLASDSTVNVANKVYVMQNYNVKSTFNAVAKESFQSEAEAVNFAESAVAAKKINGWVESKTNNKIKDLISPDALDELTRMVLVNAVHFKGTWTYQFDSKLTRPFPFWVSEKESLQVPMMNIKKHFAYNNFEQHNFAALELTYSGSDMTMLILLPHERAGLAALEEKLPSLNLAELTTQMHKQEVEVFLPKFKIEFTRDLNDDLKALGMGRMFSDSAEFPDLLEQNDPLKVSKVVHKAFIEVNEEGTEAAAATAMLMMTCAMITPMPITFTADHPFLYALRDSQRTILFMGKTVRV, from the exons ATGGCCGATAGCAGCAATCTTGATGCGCAGTTTGTTGAACAGTCGAACAGCTTTGCCACCAAGCTGTACCAG aaaataagTGCCCAAAATGCGGGAGAAAATGTGGTCATTTCCCCGTTCTCGATCAGTGCGTGCCTTTCACTTGCCGCCATGGGCGCTGGTGGTCTTACCGCGGAAGAAATGTACGCCGTGCTAGCGTTCGGAACGCCGAGTCAAAAGCAAACAGTGGCCGACAACTATCGCCGCCTGATGACGCGCCTCGCATCCGACAGTACGGTGAATGTGGCGAATAAAGTGTACGTTATGCAGAACTACAACGTCAAGAGCACATTCAATGCCGTTGCCAAGGAGAGCTTCCAGTCGGAGGCGGAAGCGGTCAACTTCGCGGAGAGTGCCGTAGCCGCCAAAAAGATAAACGGTTGggtggaaagcaaaacgaacaacaagATAAAGGATCTCATTTCGCCGGATGCGCTGGACGAGCTAACGCGGATGGTGCTGGTCAATGCGGTACACTTCAAGGGTACGTGGACGTACCAGTTCGATTCGAAACTGACGCGCCCGTTCCCGTTCTGGGTGAGCGAAAAGGAATCGCTCCAAGTACCGATGATGAACATCAAGAAACACTTCGCGTACAACAACTTCGAACAGCATAACTTTGCCGCGCTGGAACTAACGTACAGTGGCAGCGACATGACGATGCTGATACTGCTTCCACACGAACGTGCGGGGCTGGCAGCACTGGAAGAAAAGCTGCCCAGTCTGAATTTGGCCGAACTGACCACGCAAATGCACAAGCAGGAGGTCGAAGTATTCCTGCCCAAATTTAAGATCGAATTTACGCGCGATCTAAACGACGATCTAAAGGCG CTCGGCATGGGCAGGATGTTTAGTGATTCGGCCGAATTTCCCGATTTGTTGGAGCAAAACGACCCGCTCAAGGTGTCCAAAGTCGTCCACAAAGCGTTCATCGAGGTGAATGAGGAGGGCACGGAAGCAGCTGCGGCTACCG CAATGCTAATGATGACGTGCGCCATGATTACACCCATGCCCATAACGTTTACGGCAGATCATCCCTTCCTGTACGCGTTGCGAGATTCACAGCGAACCATTCTGTTCATGGGTAAAACTGTTCGGGTGTAA